In Ruania zhangjianzhongii, the following proteins share a genomic window:
- a CDS encoding universal stress protein: protein MEHEQVVLVGVDGSPASLNALEWAVAQARQVGWRLHLVCAYAVPTFAAASLDGGYAALDDTAIREGAQAVLDEAVARVSQRDVEVTSALETGDPAGVLVDLSKQVCLVVVGTRGRSGFAERVLGTVSSALPAHAHCPTVVVPLLDGEDDDTTPPLPINRIVVGVDGSDSAKVALNRAIEQAEVWQAELTAVVAVPIGAGAGVLGWLPAAVDRESVLADVKEGLNVTVDRALEGRELVVRRHALDGNGAALLSEFSTAVDLVVVGSRGRGGFAGMLLGSTSQQVLHHTACPVMVVPSRIQDEGLPPMERGWRRRK, encoded by the coding sequence ATGGAGCACGAACAGGTCGTTCTGGTAGGGGTCGATGGATCACCGGCCAGCCTGAACGCACTGGAATGGGCCGTCGCCCAGGCGCGGCAGGTGGGCTGGCGGCTGCACCTGGTGTGCGCCTACGCCGTGCCCACGTTCGCTGCTGCCTCCCTGGACGGTGGCTACGCCGCACTGGACGACACCGCCATCCGCGAAGGTGCGCAGGCAGTGCTGGACGAGGCGGTCGCGCGGGTCTCGCAACGTGACGTGGAGGTGACCAGCGCCCTGGAGACCGGTGACCCGGCCGGGGTGCTGGTGGACCTGAGCAAGCAGGTCTGCCTGGTGGTGGTCGGGACCCGGGGGCGCAGCGGCTTCGCCGAGCGTGTCCTGGGCACCGTTTCCTCGGCCCTGCCGGCCCACGCGCACTGCCCGACCGTGGTGGTGCCCCTGCTGGACGGTGAGGACGATGACACCACTCCGCCGCTGCCGATCAACCGGATCGTGGTGGGTGTGGACGGGTCCGATTCGGCGAAGGTGGCGCTGAACCGGGCGATCGAGCAGGCCGAGGTCTGGCAGGCCGAGCTCACCGCTGTGGTGGCGGTGCCGATCGGCGCCGGTGCCGGCGTGCTCGGCTGGCTGCCGGCCGCGGTGGACCGGGAGAGCGTGCTCGCCGACGTCAAGGAGGGCCTGAACGTCACGGTCGACCGGGCGTTGGAAGGCCGCGAGCTGGTGGTGCGCCGGCACGCGCTGGACGGTAACGGAGCGGCCCTGCTCTCGGAGTTCTCCACCGCGGTGGACCTCGTGGTGGTCGGCTCCCGCGGGCGTGGCGGGTTCGCCGGCATGCTGCTCGGGTCCACCTCGCAGCAGGTGCTGCACCACACCGCATGCCCGGTGATGGTGGTGCCCAGCCGGATCCAGGATGAGGGCCTGCCGCCGATGGAGCGTGGCTGGAGGCGGCGCAAGTAG
- a CDS encoding RNA polymerase sigma-70 factor, protein MTEPAVEAATVTFMAHRNLLFTVAYEVLGSTADAEDVLQETWLRWVGVDLEQVQEPRAYLVRITTRQALNRLRTMSRRRETYVGPWLPEPLLTTPDVAEDVERADTVSMALMLVLETLSPTERAVFVLREAFGFDYAEIAAAVDKTPAAVRQIAHRARQHVHARRPRQATSPTEARSAVESFQHALQTGDLQHLVDVLAPDVVCLADGGGVRTAARHPIVGAERVLRYVQGVATKAAGTIEMTLTSINGDPALIAYVGGELDGVVSIAVREGKITGIYYVRNPEKLARIARGVPVRLG, encoded by the coding sequence GTGACCGAACCAGCTGTGGAGGCGGCCACCGTCACGTTCATGGCCCACCGCAACCTGCTGTTCACCGTGGCCTATGAGGTGCTCGGCTCGACGGCCGACGCCGAGGATGTGCTCCAGGAGACGTGGCTGCGCTGGGTAGGCGTGGACCTGGAGCAGGTGCAGGAACCGCGCGCCTACCTGGTCCGGATCACCACCCGGCAGGCGTTGAACCGGCTGCGGACGATGAGCCGGCGCCGGGAGACCTACGTGGGCCCGTGGCTGCCCGAGCCGTTGCTCACCACACCGGACGTGGCCGAGGACGTCGAGCGCGCCGACACCGTCTCGATGGCGCTCATGCTGGTGCTGGAGACCCTCTCCCCCACCGAGCGAGCCGTGTTCGTGCTCCGGGAGGCGTTCGGCTTCGACTACGCCGAGATCGCCGCGGCCGTGGACAAGACCCCGGCCGCGGTGCGTCAGATCGCCCACCGGGCGCGCCAGCACGTGCACGCCCGGCGCCCTCGGCAGGCGACCTCACCGACCGAGGCGCGCTCCGCCGTCGAGAGCTTCCAGCATGCGCTGCAGACCGGTGACCTGCAGCACCTGGTGGATGTGCTCGCCCCGGATGTGGTGTGCCTCGCGGACGGCGGTGGGGTGCGCACGGCCGCACGACACCCGATCGTGGGCGCGGAGCGGGTGCTGCGCTACGTCCAGGGGGTCGCGACCAAGGCCGCCGGCACGATCGAGATGACCCTCACCTCGATCAATGGGGACCCGGCGCTGATCGCGTACGTGGGCGGTGAGCTCGACGGCGTGGTGTCGATCGCCGTACGCGAGGGGAAGATCACCGGGATCTACTACGTGCGCAACCCGGAGAAGCTCGCCCGGATCGCCCGCGGGGTGCCCGTGCGCCTGGGCTGA
- a CDS encoding NAD(P)/FAD-dependent oxidoreductase, producing the protein MRDQRPETTRSQPRNAVVIGGGYAGVMAANRLTQGENVTVTLINPRPTFVERIRLHQLVGGSHSATHDLRDVLAERVHLVVDTATRIDAATRSIELAGGGSLAYDYLIYAVGSHSAASDVPGAEHTYPIGTLEEAQRLQAALTELPDHAPVTVVGGGLTGIETAAELAESGRQVRLLTGGVLAATLHERGRRSAAQRLAALGVELLDGVPSRVRAVEPDAVLLAAGRRLDSALTIWTAGFSVPALARDSGLSTDALGRLRTDESWVSLDDERIVATGDAAAPSDLPARMSCQAAVQVGPQAAETVLALIAGKQPDRLSLAFVSQCVSLGRRDGLLQLTHLNDTARRTYLAGRPGAAIKELICSGIIWQLKLEARFPGRVTMRLTDPARRRRLAAAGASVPPVAGAPAARVTAEEAR; encoded by the coding sequence ATGCGAGACCAACGCCCCGAGACCACACGGAGCCAGCCACGGAACGCCGTCGTGATCGGTGGCGGCTACGCCGGCGTGATGGCGGCCAACCGCCTGACCCAGGGCGAGAACGTCACCGTGACGCTGATCAACCCGCGGCCCACGTTCGTGGAACGGATCCGGCTGCACCAGCTGGTCGGCGGCTCGCACAGCGCCACCCACGACCTACGCGACGTGCTCGCCGAGCGAGTGCACCTGGTGGTCGACACCGCCACCAGGATCGATGCCGCCACTCGCAGCATCGAGCTGGCCGGCGGAGGCAGCCTCGCCTACGACTACCTCATCTACGCCGTCGGCAGCCACAGCGCCGCCTCGGACGTGCCCGGCGCCGAGCACACCTACCCGATCGGCACCCTGGAGGAGGCCCAGCGCCTGCAGGCCGCGCTGACCGAGCTGCCGGACCACGCCCCGGTGACCGTGGTCGGTGGTGGCCTGACCGGGATCGAGACCGCTGCCGAGCTCGCCGAGTCCGGCCGGCAGGTGCGGCTGCTCACCGGCGGCGTGCTCGCCGCGACCCTGCACGAGCGCGGCCGGCGGTCGGCGGCGCAGCGACTGGCCGCGCTCGGGGTGGAGCTGCTGGACGGTGTTCCCTCCCGGGTGCGCGCTGTGGAGCCGGACGCGGTGCTGCTGGCCGCCGGGCGCCGCCTGGACAGTGCCCTGACCATCTGGACGGCGGGCTTCAGCGTGCCTGCCCTGGCCAGGGACAGCGGGCTGTCCACCGACGCCCTCGGCCGGCTGCGCACCGATGAGAGCTGGGTCAGTCTGGACGATGAGCGGATCGTGGCCACCGGCGACGCCGCTGCCCCGTCCGACCTACCGGCGCGGATGAGCTGCCAGGCGGCGGTGCAGGTAGGCCCGCAGGCGGCCGAGACTGTACTCGCCCTGATCGCCGGCAAGCAGCCGGACCGGCTCAGCCTCGCCTTCGTCAGCCAGTGCGTCAGCCTGGGCCGACGTGACGGCCTGCTGCAGCTGACCCACCTGAACGACACGGCGCGGCGCACCTACCTGGCCGGCCGGCCGGGTGCGGCGATCAAGGAGCTGATCTGCTCCGGGATCATCTGGCAGCTCAAGCTCGAGGCCCGCTTCCCGGGCCGAGTCACGATGCGCCTCACCGACCCGGCCCGGCGCCGCCGGCTGGCCGCCGCCGGCGCATCAGTCCCACCGGTTGCCGGCGCACCAGCCGCACGGGTCACCGCCGAGGAAGCGCGCTGA
- a CDS encoding RNA polymerase sigma-70 factor, with translation MTDEPAETATETFVAHRNLLFTVAYEILGSGADAEDVLQETWLRWVGVDLAEVWDRRAYLVRITTRQALNRLRTLQRRREDYVGQWLPEPLLTSPDVAEDVLLAESVSMALMVVLETLSPTERAVFVLRESFGFDYAEIADAVEKSPAAVRQIAHRARSHVESRRPRRPASAAETREVLEAFVVSIETGDLRALMDVLAPDVVVLSDGGGLKQAVPNPVRGADPVARLFLGGLRKAPGVLSARLTTINGSPALLITMDDELDGIFAVAVHDARIARMYYMRNPEKLSRISAETPLSRS, from the coding sequence ATGACCGACGAGCCCGCGGAGACCGCGACCGAGACCTTCGTCGCCCACCGCAACCTGCTCTTCACCGTGGCGTATGAGATTCTCGGCTCGGGCGCCGACGCCGAGGACGTCCTGCAGGAGACCTGGCTGCGCTGGGTGGGCGTCGACCTCGCCGAGGTGTGGGACCGGCGTGCCTACCTGGTCCGCATCACCACTCGACAGGCCCTCAACCGGCTGCGGACGTTGCAGCGGCGCCGGGAGGACTACGTCGGGCAGTGGCTGCCCGAGCCCCTGCTGACCTCCCCCGATGTCGCCGAGGACGTCCTGCTGGCAGAGAGCGTCTCGATGGCGCTGATGGTGGTGCTGGAAACTCTCTCCCCCACCGAGCGCGCGGTGTTCGTCCTGCGCGAGTCGTTCGGCTTCGACTATGCCGAGATAGCGGACGCGGTTGAGAAGTCCCCCGCCGCCGTGCGCCAGATCGCGCATCGCGCCCGCAGCCACGTCGAGTCCCGCCGTCCCCGCCGACCGGCCAGTGCGGCCGAGACCCGGGAGGTGCTCGAGGCGTTCGTGGTCTCGATCGAGACCGGCGATCTGCGCGCACTCATGGACGTGCTGGCTCCGGATGTCGTGGTCCTCTCCGACGGCGGCGGCCTCAAGCAGGCCGTCCCCAACCCGGTCCGTGGTGCCGACCCGGTCGCGCGGCTGTTCCTCGGCGGCCTGCGCAAGGCGCCCGGAGTCCTGTCGGCGCGGCTCACCACGATCAATGGCTCCCCAGCGCTGCTGATCACGATGGACGACGAGCTGGACGGCATTTTCGCCGTGGCCGTGCACGACGCACGGATCGCTCGCATGTACTACATGCGCAATCCGGAGAAGCTCTCCCGGATCAGCGCTGAGACTCCGCTCAGCCGATCCTGA
- a CDS encoding NAD(P)/FAD-dependent oxidoreductase encodes MRDQRPETTQTQASHAVVIGGGYAGVVAANHLTRREDLTVTLINPRPTFVERIRLHQRVGGSHEAATDFAQVLAPTVRLTVDTVRRIDAPSRTLELASGQAVHYDYLVYTVGSHDAPPVVPGTTEHAHPLSTLEQADALRRRLATAGPSAPVTVVGGGATGIETAAELAELGHPVTLVCGEQLGPYLHPRARREVAKQLARLGVTVLAGVGARVTEVGPGAVHLADGRTLPSAVTVWTAGFGVPDLASRSGLTTDALGRLVTDETLTSIDDERIFAGGDAAAPSDVPYRMCCAAAQPLGAHAAATVLRRIAGRDPAPFSVPIPGQCLSLGRKAGVLQFARRDDSAIGVFVGGRIGAGVKEAVCAGTVKGLHTMSRRPHLISSLTMVQDPRRAQLLSTAKTSVESRQSLAE; translated from the coding sequence ATGCGAGACCAACGCCCCGAGACCACACAGACCCAGGCGAGCCACGCCGTCGTGATCGGTGGCGGCTACGCCGGCGTGGTTGCCGCCAATCACCTCACCCGGCGCGAGGACCTCACCGTCACGCTGATCAACCCGCGGCCCACATTCGTCGAGCGGATCCGGCTGCACCAGCGGGTCGGCGGCTCCCACGAAGCGGCGACCGACTTCGCGCAGGTGCTGGCACCGACCGTCCGCCTCACCGTCGACACGGTGAGGCGGATCGATGCCCCCTCCCGCACGCTCGAACTCGCCTCCGGCCAGGCAGTGCACTACGACTACCTGGTCTACACGGTCGGCAGCCACGACGCGCCGCCGGTCGTGCCGGGCACCACCGAGCACGCCCACCCACTGAGCACCCTCGAGCAGGCCGACGCCCTCCGCCGGCGGCTCGCCACCGCGGGACCGTCGGCGCCAGTCACCGTCGTCGGCGGCGGGGCGACCGGGATCGAGACCGCCGCCGAGCTCGCCGAGCTCGGCCACCCAGTCACGCTGGTCTGCGGCGAGCAGCTCGGACCCTACCTGCACCCGCGAGCGCGGCGCGAGGTCGCGAAGCAGCTGGCCCGGCTCGGCGTCACCGTCCTGGCGGGCGTGGGCGCACGGGTGACGGAGGTAGGCCCCGGTGCCGTACACCTCGCCGACGGTCGCACGCTGCCGAGCGCCGTCACCGTCTGGACCGCCGGGTTCGGTGTGCCGGACCTCGCGTCCCGCAGCGGGCTCACCACCGACGCCCTCGGCCGCCTCGTCACCGACGAGACGCTGACCAGTATCGACGACGAGCGCATCTTCGCCGGTGGGGACGCGGCCGCTCCGTCCGACGTGCCCTACCGGATGTGCTGCGCCGCCGCGCAGCCGCTCGGCGCGCATGCTGCCGCGACGGTGCTCCGGCGCATCGCGGGGCGGGACCCGGCGCCGTTCTCGGTGCCGATTCCGGGACAGTGCCTGAGTCTGGGCCGGAAGGCAGGCGTACTCCAGTTCGCCCGGCGCGACGACTCCGCGATCGGCGTCTTCGTCGGCGGCCGGATCGGCGCCGGTGTCAAGGAAGCCGTCTGCGCGGGCACCGTCAAGGGGCTGCACACGATGTCGCGCCGCCCCCACCTCATCTCCAGCCTCACCATGGTCCAGGACCCTCGGCGTGCGCAGCTGCTCAGCACAGCAAAAACCTCTGTCGAGAGCCGCCAGTCGCTGGCAGAGTAG
- the rocD gene encoding ornithine--oxo-acid transaminase, with protein MDGIDPTQEVPVTVPVTALAANYAPLPIEITAAEGCWVTDTAGRRYLDCLAGYSALNFGHRHPDLIAAAHRQLDRLTLTSRALQHDLLEPFAEAITVLTHTEMFLPMNTGAEAVETAIKAARKWGYEVKGVPADQATIVVAAGAFHGRTTTIVSMSTDPEARTGFGPYAPGFRVVPYDDAAAVAEAIDDTTVAVLVEPVQGESGVIIPSTGYLPELRRLCTQAGALLLLDEIQSGLGRTGATLAQDLAGVEADLTMLGKALGGGILPSSGVIGRADVLGVLTPGTHGSTFGGNPMACAVGLAVTELLATGEYQERARTLHPILAGRAGELAEAGLVGEVRCLGLWLGVDVAHRSGREVSERMATHGVIAKETHGNTIRLAPPLTITEAELHQVMDALAQAVR; from the coding sequence ATGGACGGCATCGACCCGACCCAGGAGGTGCCCGTGACCGTGCCCGTGACCGCTCTCGCCGCCAACTACGCCCCCTTGCCTATCGAGATCACCGCCGCCGAGGGCTGCTGGGTCACCGATACCGCCGGCCGGCGTTACCTGGACTGCCTGGCTGGCTACTCCGCGCTGAACTTCGGCCACCGGCACCCGGACCTCATCGCCGCCGCCCACCGCCAGCTGGACCGGCTCACGCTCACCTCCCGCGCCCTCCAGCACGACCTCCTCGAGCCGTTCGCCGAGGCGATCACCGTGCTCACCCACACCGAGATGTTCCTGCCGATGAACACTGGCGCCGAAGCCGTGGAGACGGCGATCAAGGCGGCCCGCAAGTGGGGCTACGAGGTCAAGGGTGTGCCCGCCGACCAGGCCACCATCGTGGTCGCTGCCGGCGCCTTCCACGGCCGCACCACCACGATCGTCTCGATGTCCACCGACCCGGAGGCCCGCACCGGCTTCGGCCCCTACGCTCCCGGCTTCCGGGTGGTGCCCTACGACGATGCCGCGGCGGTCGCCGAGGCGATCGACGACACCACCGTCGCCGTACTGGTCGAACCCGTTCAGGGCGAGTCCGGGGTGATCATCCCCTCCACGGGGTACCTGCCCGAGCTGCGCCGGCTGTGCACGCAGGCCGGTGCCCTGCTGCTGCTCGACGAGATCCAGTCCGGGCTCGGCCGCACCGGCGCCACCCTCGCCCAGGACCTGGCCGGCGTCGAGGCCGATCTGACCATGCTCGGCAAGGCCCTCGGCGGCGGCATCCTGCCCTCCTCCGGGGTGATCGGCCGCGCGGACGTGCTCGGCGTGCTCACCCCCGGCACCCACGGGTCCACGTTCGGTGGGAACCCGATGGCCTGCGCGGTGGGCCTGGCGGTCACCGAGCTGCTGGCCACCGGTGAGTACCAGGAGCGGGCCCGCACCCTGCACCCGATCCTGGCCGGACGTGCCGGCGAGCTGGCCGAGGCGGGCCTGGTCGGCGAGGTGCGTTGCCTGGGGCTCTGGCTGGGCGTGGACGTGGCCCACCGCTCCGGCCGTGAGGTGAGCGAGCGGATGGCCACCCACGGCGTGATCGCCAAGGAGACGCACGGGAACACGATCCGGCTCGCGCCACCGCTGACCATCACCGAGGCGGAGCTGCACCAGGTGATGGACGCCCTCGCCCAGGCGGTGCGCTAG
- a CDS encoding SRPBCC family protein, which produces MTSSWASRVIDSDAEQVFAAITALEFHRDLIPFTQVDAPPPPVRRGDRIVATSLGLLRDTMLVTFARPPGNNQRGVVTFAKAGPILLGQARIAVTPLGASTCRVDWTEDVHLAPPLRWADPLVDRVLAAMTRRALRLFDLHLRTDPPSPR; this is translated from the coding sequence GTGACCAGCAGCTGGGCGTCCCGAGTGATCGACTCCGACGCCGAGCAGGTCTTCGCGGCGATCACCGCCCTGGAGTTCCACCGCGACCTCATCCCGTTCACCCAGGTGGACGCGCCCCCTCCTCCGGTACGCCGCGGGGACCGGATCGTGGCCACCTCCCTCGGTCTGCTCCGGGACACCATGCTGGTGACGTTCGCCCGGCCACCCGGCAACAACCAGCGAGGCGTCGTGACCTTCGCCAAGGCTGGGCCGATCCTGCTCGGCCAGGCGCGGATCGCCGTCACGCCGCTCGGCGCGAGCACCTGCCGGGTGGACTGGACCGAGGACGTGCACCTCGCTCCCCCGCTGCGCTGGGCCGACCCACTCGTGGACCGGGTGCTCGCCGCCATGACCCGGCGCGCGCTGCGCCTGTTCGACCTGCACCTGCGCACTGATCCACCCTCACCAAGGTGA
- a CDS encoding N-acetyltransferase gives MTLLSWLRADVGRIPELSFVAAEDGLVVGHVVASRARVEDRPALGLGPLSVLPHRQRSGIGAALMQAVLGAADALDEPLVGLLGDPAYYRRFGFVPAQTTGITAPDPSWGDYFQVRTLTRYDGQSGRFHYAAPFDGF, from the coding sequence GTGACGCTGCTGTCGTGGCTGCGAGCCGACGTCGGGCGGATCCCCGAGCTGTCCTTCGTGGCCGCCGAGGACGGGCTGGTGGTTGGTCATGTGGTCGCTTCGCGCGCCCGCGTCGAGGACCGGCCTGCCCTGGGCCTCGGGCCGCTGAGTGTTCTCCCGCACCGGCAGAGATCTGGAATCGGCGCTGCCCTGATGCAGGCTGTTCTTGGTGCGGCCGATGCCTTGGACGAGCCCTTGGTGGGGCTGCTCGGCGACCCGGCCTACTACCGCCGGTTCGGCTTCGTACCAGCACAGACGACCGGGATAACCGCACCGGATCCCTCATGGGGCGACTATTTCCAGGTCCGCACCCTTACCCGGTACGACGGCCAGAGCGGGCGCTTCCACTACGCCGCACCGTTCGACGGGTTCTGA
- a CDS encoding GlxA family transcriptional regulator, protein MVHRRPTIAIPVIDGMTLFEIGMPLEALGYDWDPEHGPLYDVVLCGDLRGVRTHTGVRLSPERPLSAIAESDTVLVPAVPPGRSVGSGLVRELRRAANRGARIVALCSGAFALAEAGLLDGRRAATHWRHAPLLQRMYPEIDVDARAIYVEDDGVFTSAGSAAGLDLCLHLIRRDHGVRAANATARYLVIASHRDGDQAQYVRAEPLEESATWLDDLRGWLLENLRLPVTLAELGRAAHLSPRTLARRFELDVGTTPMRWVASERIAVAKELLEATTLTVDRISSEVGFGSPVTFRTAFTQEVGISPGRYRSRFAAGLGVPAG, encoded by the coding sequence ATGGTTCACCGGCGCCCGACGATCGCGATCCCGGTCATTGACGGGATGACCCTCTTCGAGATCGGCATGCCGCTGGAGGCCTTGGGCTATGACTGGGACCCCGAGCATGGTCCGCTCTATGACGTGGTGCTGTGCGGGGACTTGCGCGGGGTGCGCACGCACACGGGGGTCCGGCTGAGCCCGGAGCGGCCGCTCAGCGCGATAGCGGAGAGCGACACAGTGCTCGTGCCCGCAGTGCCACCAGGGCGGTCCGTCGGCTCCGGGCTGGTCCGTGAGCTGCGGCGCGCGGCCAACCGTGGCGCCCGCATAGTGGCCCTGTGCAGCGGCGCGTTCGCCCTCGCCGAGGCCGGCCTGCTCGATGGCCGCCGGGCCGCCACCCACTGGCGGCACGCCCCGCTGCTGCAGCGGATGTATCCCGAGATCGACGTGGACGCGCGCGCGATCTACGTGGAGGACGATGGCGTCTTCACCAGCGCCGGCTCAGCCGCGGGCCTCGACCTCTGCCTGCACCTGATCCGGCGCGACCACGGGGTGCGCGCCGCGAATGCCACCGCGCGTTACCTCGTGATCGCCTCCCACCGCGACGGTGATCAGGCGCAGTACGTCCGCGCGGAACCGCTGGAGGAGAGTGCCACCTGGTTGGACGACCTCCGCGGCTGGCTGCTGGAGAACCTGCGCCTCCCGGTGACGTTGGCCGAGCTGGGGCGGGCAGCGCACCTTTCGCCGCGCACCCTCGCTCGCCGGTTCGAGCTGGACGTCGGCACCACACCGATGCGCTGGGTCGCCAGCGAACGGATCGCGGTGGCCAAGGAGCTCCTCGAGGCCACCACCCTGACCGTCGACCGAATCTCGTCCGAGGTGGGCTTCGGATCGCCGGTCACGTTCCGAACCGCCTTCACCCAGGAGGTCGGCATCTCCCCGGGGCGTTACCGCTCGCGGTTCGCTGCCGGGCTCGGCGTCCCTGCCGGGTGA
- a CDS encoding ribbon-helix-helix domain-containing protein: MSLPTRNAVLTDHQQEFIEALVASGRYQNPSAVLRECPRGGRGCASLAPAAEPPPRP, encoded by the coding sequence GTGAGCCTGCCGACCCGCAACGCCGTCCTCACCGATCATCAGCAGGAATTCATCGAGGCCCTGGTGGCCTCGGGGCGCTACCAGAACCCCAGTGCGGTCTTGCGGGAGTGCCCCCGAGGCGGGCGAGGGTGTGCGTCGTTGGCGCCTGCGGCAGAGCCGCCACCACGCCCATAG
- a CDS encoding nucleotidyltransferase family protein produces the protein MDDNDVDLSFPLAAITPTLDAGVLQVLAATTTGCTAAEVHRRLGRGSDEGVRKVLARLVRQGVVLVETPARYPVYRLNRDHVAVRHIEALTRVRDEIVGNIQTEVAGWEVAPSHAGLFGSFARGDADNGSDIDVLLVRPEPPAELDEDAWLEQLDRLDRRVRAWTGNAAQIFDLAPATLGLMARQRDPLVGSWRAEIIHVHGENLRDLLRRL, from the coding sequence TTGGATGATAACGATGTGGACCTCTCCTTCCCGCTTGCGGCCATCACGCCTACCCTCGATGCCGGGGTGCTGCAGGTGCTGGCGGCCACAACCACAGGATGTACAGCGGCTGAGGTTCATCGTCGCCTCGGCCGCGGCAGCGATGAGGGAGTCCGCAAAGTGTTGGCCCGCCTGGTGAGGCAGGGGGTGGTGCTCGTCGAGACGCCTGCCCGTTACCCGGTGTATCGACTGAACCGCGACCACGTGGCCGTGCGTCACATTGAGGCGCTGACCCGGGTCAGGGACGAGATCGTGGGCAACATCCAGACGGAGGTGGCGGGCTGGGAGGTCGCGCCGAGTCACGCCGGCCTGTTCGGGTCCTTCGCGAGGGGGGACGCTGATAACGGCAGCGATATCGACGTTCTACTCGTGCGCCCAGAGCCGCCGGCCGAGCTTGACGAGGACGCTTGGCTCGAACAACTCGACCGCCTTGACCGCCGGGTCCGAGCCTGGACGGGCAATGCCGCACAGATCTTCGATCTCGCCCCCGCCACATTAGGCCTGATGGCTCGCCAGAGGGACCCCCTGGTCGGCTCGTGGCGTGCCGAGATCATTCACGTCCACGGCGAGAACCTTCGAGATCTGCTCCGGAGACTGTGA